The region aagcaagcaaataataataataataataataataataatagtaataataataaatgaagttaCTCATTTAAATAAGATGCTAAAAATGTTGTACGTTCTGCTGAAAGCATACAtcgacacattttattttattatgaaacacattgaTTGAAATTTCTTTTGTGACTGAATTTGTATAATTTCTTAGTGTCAATTTTAGGTCAATTGTTTTAGGGTTGTCTTGATATACTGTCGACTTTGCAACACACACTAAAAGAAATAATTGGGTGGAGTTCAATGAGGGGATTTTGGAGACCATAGTTGTTGAAAAATTATCGTCTCTGCGAAAGTGTCTTAAGAAATTTATTGATGCATGAGATGTGTGAGCTGTAGCATTAACCTGTTGTTTAATTGTCGAATAAAAGGGAACGATATTGGAACAGTAAACTTGAGAATTGATGGTGTTGTTAAAAAATTGGGCGAATAGTTATTGATGGGAATATGCCACACATCTATTTTCTCTGGATGCAGTTTGGTCGAAATTGTGGTATTTTGGGAATTAATGTAACCCGACAGGTGAAACCAGGCTTCATCCATAAAAAAATGTCCTATCCAACAATTGAACATCATTGTGTGGAACTTTTTCTCGTGGTCGACAGGTTTTAATTCTTGCACCATTGTGACTTTGTAAGGACACAAATGAAGTTGTTGTTTTCTCAATGATTTTGTTGGACTGAAAAGCTTCCTATAAGAGATATATAAAAGCAGGGGGCCTGCCACTCCTCGCAGCATCTTGTACAGAACTGGTGACACAAaacttatttatgaaattgtagatAGGATCCTGATATGGTAATTTGGAATTTGGAAACTGCTTTAAAAATTGTTGTTCAACTTTTGCTGTGTATTGCCTTCTTACACTCTGCTTTTTGGGTGCTTGACTGCTATTCTACCTGCTGTACTGTGGAGGGACTAAAAGATCACACTGTATGTGTGGTGTGTAACAATGATGTATGCATAATTTTGGGGAATAATGCAAgcagagaatgataatttgtctTTTCTGCTGATGTAGAAGGCAATGTAGTCTCCTCGTTTGTGTAAAATGAGATTGAATTATGAGTTTATTTACTTAATGGTGGGAAGAAATAAATGTTAGtgtgaataattatttgttaatttgggTGAGGATGCGAAGTATGCTCGAAATTACTTGTGTTGTAGGAAATATTAACTGAAATGAAAGTATTTTCATGAATTAAGTGATTGTAAAGAAATGACACtgctaatgattatttttcatattgttGTATTACATTGTATTTGAGTTGATACTTTACTGTATATACTCACATTATAGACGCGAGTGGATAATGTATGGATTACATTTTGAGTTGGTACACATTGTATTATTGGATGTACTTGTCAtgtgaagtttatttatttattaaattttttttattgttgcaaggaaaaataataattacataaattgaTAAAGATTGAACAATAGTATTGTAATACTTGTATGTGAATATTCTTGAAAATTGAAAATAGCTTACCAATTTCACATTGAAATATAACTGGGTCACATCCGAAAAAGTGATAAGTGTAATTGCACTTATaatgaaaaagaagcaaaaaaaaaaaacagtttctttATAATGAAACCTGGTAAGTGTAAATATACAAGTTGAATGGCAGATTGCAAAGTGAAGTGAGTTACAGTTGGAGAAGTTGCAGAATATTACTGGAATGTGTGATGTGGAAATGAGCTGTGATTATTGAATGGGATATGTTTTTTGATGCAAAGATTATGGGGAAAAGTGCGTCTATAATGTGAGTAAATGTGATAATTTGTTATTGTGTTAAGCTAGATACACACACAACAATGAATTGTAACACTTAGGTACATACAATTATATGTAATGTGCGCTTAATGTCTGTATGGCATATGTATTTTTGTTGGTCATTTCTCATGATTGACATTGATGGAGATAGGAGTTTTAGGTATAGTTGGTTGTTCTTGTCGGATGTACATCTTCTTGGGTTGTCATGTTCATTCTAGAAATGTAGTAGATAAAAGTGTcacaacatgggttgttaggtattgttgtctgctgctgctgctggtttTTGTGATTAATTCGTTGTTGTGAGTAGGTTTCTGTTGTGATTGGAGTTCAAATCTTGTGTTTGgtgccccccccccctttttgggATGAATTTGTTTTCTTCAATAGCTTTTGTCGAGTTTCCTTTTTCAATGAATGTCTTATCCGTTGTGATTGGGGTGTATATATTGTCTTTCTTTCCCAACTTTTtgagattaatttgttttgttcagTTTTCTGACATTGGCCTTTGTAGAGTCAAGGTGTATGTCTAGTGTATTTGTGTCTGTACTTTGTTAGATGAATTGGTTTTAGTCAGTTTTGTCGGtgggtttatatttttcaatggaCATTGTTTGAGTTGTGATCTGGGCATATATCTAGTGTATTTGTTAGATGAATTGGTTTTAGTCAGTTTTGTCGGtgggtttatatttttcaatggaCATTGTTTGAGTTGTGTTCTGGGCATATATCTAGTGTATTTGTTAGATGAATTGGTTTTAGTCATTTTTGTTGGtgggtttatatttttcaatggaCATTGTTTGAGTTGTGTTCTGGGCTTATATCTAGTGTATTTGTTAGATGAATTGGTTTTAGTCAGTTTTGTCGGtgggtttatatttttcaatggaCATTGTTTGAGTTGTGTTCTGAGCATATATCAAGTGTATTTGTTAGATGAATTGGTTTTAGTCAGTTTTGTCGGtgggtttatatttttcaatggaCATTGTTTGAGTTGTGATCTGGGTGTATATCTAATGTATTTGTTAGATGAATTGGTTTTAGTCAGTTTTGTCGGTGGGTTAATATTTTTCAATGGACATTGTTTGAGTTGTGTTCTGGGCGTATATCAAGTGTATTTGTTAGATGAATTGGTTTTAGTCAGTTTTGTTGGtgggtttatatttttcaatggaCATTGTTTGAGTTGTGATCTGGGTGTATATCTAATGTATTTGTTAGATGAATTGGTTTTAGTCAGTTTTGTCGGTGGGTTAATATTTTTCAATGGACATTGTTTGAGTTGTGTTCTGGGCGTATATCAAGTGTATTTGTTAGATGAATTGGTTTTAGTCAGTTTTGTTGGtgggtttatatttttcaatggaCATTGTTTGAGTTGTGATCAGGGTGTATATCAAGTGTATTTGTTAGATGAATTGGTTTTAGTCAGTTTTGTTGGtgggtttatatttttcaatggaCATTGTTTGAGTTGTGATCAGGGTGTATATCAAGTGTATTTGTTAGATGAATTGGTTTTAGTCAGTTTTGTCGGTGGGTTTATATTTTTGAATGGACATTGTTTGAGTTGTGATCTGGGTGTATATCTAGTGTATTTGTTAGATGAATTGGTTTTAGTAAGTTTTGTCGGtgggtttatatttttcaatggaCATTGTTTGAGTTGTGATCTGGGTGTATATCTAGTGTATTTGTTAGATGAATTGGTTTTAGTCAGTTTTGTCGGtgggtttatatttttcaatggaCATTGTTTGAGTTGTGATCTGGGTGTATATCAAGTGTATTTGTTAGATGAATTGGTTTTAGTCAGTTTTGTTGGtgggtttatatttttcaatggaCATTGTTTGAGTTGTGATCAGGGTGTATATCAAGTGTATTTGTTAGATGAATTGGTTTTAGTCAGTTTTGTTGGtgggtttatatttttcaatggaCATTATTTGAGTTGTGATCTGGGTGTATATCTAGTGTATTTGTTAGATGAATTGGTTTTAGTCAGTTTTGTCGGtgggtttatatttttcaatggaCATTGTTTGAGTTGTGATCTGGGTGTATATCAAGTGTATTTGTTAGATGAATTGGTTTTAGTCAGTTTTGTCGGtgggtttatatttttcaatggaCATTGTTTGAGTTGTGATCAGGGTGTATATCAAGTGTATTTGTTAGATGAATTGGTTTTAGTCAGTTTTGTCGGTGGGTTTATATTTTTGAATGGACATTGTTTGAGTTGTGATCTGGGTGTATATCTAGTGTATTTGTTAGATGAATTGGTTTTAGTAAGTTTTGTCGGtgggtttatatttttcaatggaCATTGTTTGAGTTGTGATCTGGGTGTATATCTAGTGTATTTGTTAGATGAATTGGTTTTAGTCAGTTTTGTCGGtgggtttatatttttcaatggaCATTGTTTGAGTTGTGATCTGGGTGTATATCAAGTGTATTTGTTAGATGAATTGGTTTTAGTCAGTTTTGTTGGtgggtttatatttttcaatggaCATTGTTTGAGTTGTGATCAGGGTGTATATCAAGTGTATTTGTTAGATGAATTGGTTTTAGTCAGTTTTGTTGGtgggtttatatttttcaatggaCATTATTTGAGTTGTGATCTGGGTGTATATCTAGTGTATTTGTTAGATGAATTGGTTTTAGTCAGTTTTGTCGGtgggtttatatttttcaatggaCATTGTTTGAGTTGTGATCTGGGTGTATATCAAGTGTATTTGTTAGATGAATTGGTTTTAGTCAGTTTTGTCGGtgggtttatatttttcaatggaCATTGTTTGAGTTGTGATCAGGGTGTATATCTAGAGTGAGGACTCAACATTGTATTACCCCTattataaagaaacaaaatgaatggCAATTCTTTATAGTAGTCTGCCACTTGTTTTCTTGTCCTTTACATCACCTGTGGAGAAGAGATTGTGTTCCCAtctgaaaattgtttgttttggaCGAGGATCGTGTTAAAATGGTGCGGAAAGTGAGTGTGCAACTCTATCCTCTTTGATTTCTTGCATGGACTCAACAACTTGCAGTAACACAATGCTGAATGGTGTAATTAGATGTATCAGCCATTGTTTAGTTCATATGATGTGAAACAGAAAGAAAGTAACTGAAATTTACGTATGGGGTAATGGGACTTTGTGGCCTCACTGTAGTATATTTGTGTTAGATTAATTTGTTTTAGTTGGTTTTCCGTTTGTTTTTGTCGgtgagtttatattttttaatcaatgttgtGTCAGTTGTGATCAGAGTATTTGAGTGCCTGCATGGTTAGATTAATCAGTTTTCCTCAGTTGTCTGTCGGCTTTGTTTGGATGGGTTGATATTTTAGAATGAAATGTTTTTTAGATGTGGTCAGGGTGAATAGTTTAGTGTATTTCTGCTcctacatttgaaaataaattcgTTGTACTCAGTCTTCTGTTTGCCATGGGTTTATACCTTTCAATCGATGTTGTTTCTGTCGTGGTCAGTGTGTATTTCTGAATCAACGTCTTTTGTGTTGTGATTGAGATGTATATCTTGTGTATTtcagactatttttttttatttttaatttttaagattactttgttTTATTTAGCTTTGTGTTGGCTTTTGTGGAGAGGTgatatttttgtattcgtgttccTACATTTAGAGATAAATTCGTTTTACCCAGTTTTCTGTTTGCCATGGgtttatattttacaattggcgttgtttgtattgtgtatttgtgGGTCTACTTTTTTGAGATTAATTCGTTTTCGTGagttttctcccccccccccctttttgttGATGGGTTAATATTTTTGAATCGGCATCATGTCTGTTGTGATCAGGGTGTATATCTAGAGTACTTGTGTGCCTACTTTATTAGATTAATTAGTTTTGTATTGACTTTTTTTTGATGGGTTTATATTTTTGAATTAATTTCTTAGGTGTTGTCAGCGTgtatatgtaatgtatttgtgTCCCAACTTTGTTAGATGAATTCGTTTTAATCAGTTTTGTCTTTGCTTTTGTCGTTGAGTTAATATTTTTCAATCATTGTCGTTTGTGTTGTGGTTAGTCCTTTTTGGGATTACTTGGTTTATTGAAATTTCCGTTGGCTTTCCTTGatgagtttatatttttaattcagcGTCTTTTCTGTTGATGGCAGGGTGTATATCTTGTGTATTTTTGGCCCTACTTTTtgagattaatttgttttactcAGTTTTCTTTTTGATTTTGTCCAGGggtttatatttctgaatgaGCGTCTTTTGTGTTGTGATTGGGTTATATATGTGTTCgtagtttttaacattatttcgttttacctttgttttgttttttatttttcgattggtttgtatttctgttcttactttgttagataaattCGTTTTAGTTGGTCTTCTCTTTGCTTTTGTTGATGGGTTTATGTTTTTCAGTTCATATCGTTTTGTGTTCTGCCCCTACTTTATGCAATTTTGGTTTTACTCagtttacagtttgtttttgttacgtatatatttttcaatgaatGTCGTTTTAGTTATGATTGGGGTGTATGTCtttttgtttccccccccccccccttgtttGTTGGCATTTGTAGATGAGGTTGTATTTTTCGATCAATGTGTTTGCTGTTGTCAGGGTGTGTTAATGTCCCTACTTGTTAGATTAATTAGTTTTGCGCTGTTTTCTGTgggtttatattttttaattaacgtCTTTACTGCTGTGATTGGGATGGATATTTTGAATATTTGTGACTACTTTGTGAGATTAATTCGTTTtactcagttttccctttggtttTGTTGTTGGGTGTTTTTGTAGTGCGTTTATGGTGCTACGTTTTGAGATGATTTGGTTTTGCTTTTGTCCATGGGCTTGTATTTCTGAATCAACGTCTTTTCTTTTGTGATTGGGGTGTATATATATCTTGTCTATTTCTTGCTGTACTTTGTGACATTAATTCGTTTTTCTGAGtttactgtttgtttttgttgatGGGTTGATTTTTTTAGTCAAAGTCTTGTTTGTTGTGATTGGTGtgtgtatattgtgtatttaTGCCCCTACTTTGTGAGATTAATTTTAGTCTGGTTTTTTGTTAGCTTTTGTCGATGAGgttatatttttcattcattgtcTTTCCTGTTGTGGTCAGGGTGTATTTCGGGCACTTGTTTTTAAGATTAATTTGTTCTACTCAGTTTTGTTTTTGATTTTCCCCTTGGGTTTATATTTCCGAATCAACATGTTTTCTGTTGTGGGTATCTTGTGTATTTCTGTCACTACTTTGTTAGATATAATCGTTTTAGTCAGTCAGTTTTGTCTTTACTATTCTCGATgggtttttttttccatttggcATCGCTTGTGTTGTGATGGGGGTGTACTTCTGCGTCTACTTCGTTTTATTGAGCTTTTGTCGATGAGTTTGTACTTTTGATTGGTCTTTTCTTTTGTGAGGTTGTATATCTTGTGTATTTGTGGCCCTACTTTTTGAGATTAATTGGTTTTATTCAGTTTACCGTTCATTTTTAttgatatgtatatatttttgaaTGAACGTCGTTTCTGTTATGATTGGGGTGTATTTCTCGTGTTCTGCTTTCAGAGaataatttgaggttatgttttTAAATCAACGTCGTTCCTGTTGTGGTCTCGTGTATTTGTGGCCCTACTTTTAGGAATTAATTGGTTTTATTCAGGTTTTTGTTGATTAATCTTGATGAGTTGATATTTTTGATTCAGCGTCTTTTCTGTTGATGTGAGGGTGTGTTTAATTCGTTGTACTCaagttttctttttgcttttgtcCATATATTTCGGAATGAACGTGTCTTGTGTTGTGATTAAGgagtatttaatttgttttcttgagTTTTGTCGATCGGTTTATATTTTTCGACTTGGTTTGCTAGAGACAGGGTTAATTTCTGTAGCTTTGGATGATTGCTTTCAAGTGTTAGTCATATTTGCTTACATTGGTTGTTGAGTGCCGTTTTCTTTGAGattgtagaaacattttattGTTTAGGAGGAAAGATTCATGATTTATTGTTGTGTGTGTAACTATGTTTTGTGAAATGACAGCTGCAATAGCAGTTATTACGAGAATTGTATGTATTGTTTTGTGATACCATATTTACTCACGTAATAGACGCTGTCGGCGCGTAATGTTAGCAGTACCGGTTAATCTATTGATTAATGTCGATTGTCGTGTTGTTTGCTGTCTGTAattgttttgcttcataatgaaCCGTAATAAGTGTATAACTATGCAAATTTTGAGGttcaaaattgttaaatttgcagaaattgacGGAAATAGGGTGGCAGGTCTTGAATTTGTACTAGAAACAGGCAATTTAGTCATTTTCAATAGTGTTGGCGTTTGCGACGTCAAAACTAGCTGTGATTATGTGAGATAATTGTGTAATTAGCATTGTAGACGTTTAATCGAGAGATGATGACGTAAATTGCGTCTATTACACGAGTGAATATGGTATTGTGTATTACCCGGCAGAGTAGAGCGCGTGTTTGCGCAAGTTACAATAAAATCACGTTTAGATTGCATTAGAACTTTGTTTTTCCGGGTAATATACACGAAAATGACACGCAAAATAAAGATATAAGTTGTCTTTTCTTTTCAGGTTTATTTCATGTATAGAATAGTGTATTTTGTTGTATAAATTGTTGgtataatattgttttttctGCGTTTGGATGTGTATATCTTTATTTTGCGTGTTGGGTCATGTATaatgtgtgtatatttttttttttctaagttgtttgatgtattatttgttgtaataaatttttttgtttgtggtttctgtgtttgtatattttttctagttattttttgtgt is a window of Periplaneta americana isolate PAMFEO1 chromosome 12, P.americana_PAMFEO1_priV1, whole genome shotgun sequence DNA encoding:
- the LOC138710971 gene encoding uncharacterized protein, translated to MYLLDELVLVSFVGGLIFFNGHCLSCVLGVYQVYLLDELVLVSFVGGFIFFNGHCLSCDLGVYLMYLLDELVLVSFVGGLIFFNGHCLSCVLGVYQVYLLDELVLVSFVGGFIFFNGHCLSCDQGVYQVYLLDELVLVSFVGGFIFFNGHCLSCDQGVYQVYLLDELVLVSFVGGFIFLNGHCLSCDLGVYLVYLLDELVLVSFVGGFIFFNGHCLSCDLGVYLVYLLDELVLVSFVGGFIFFNGHCLSCDLGVYQVYLLDELVLVSFVGGFIFFNGHCLSCDQGVYQVYLLDELVLVSFVGGFIFFNGHYLSCDLGVYLVYLLDELVLVSFVGGFIFFNGHCLSCDLGVYQVYLLDELVLVSFVGGFIFFNGHCLSCDQGVYQVYLLDELVLVSFVGGFIFLNGHCLSCDLGVYLVYLLDELVLVSFVGGFIFFNGHCLSCDLGVYLVYLLDELVLVSFVGGFIFFNGHCLSCDLGVYQVYLLDELVLVSFVGGFIFFNGHCLSCDQGVYQVYLLDELVLVSFVGGFIFFNGHYLSCDLGVYLVYLLDELVLVSFVGGFIFFNGHCLSCDLGVYQVYLLDELVLVSFVGGFIFFNGHCLSCDQGVYLE